A window of the Buchnera aphidicola str. Sg (Schizaphis graminum) genome harbors these coding sequences:
- a CDS encoding adenylosuccinate synthase, which produces MNTNIVILGTQWGDEGKGKIVDFLSSNSSYVVRYHGGHNAGHTLVVNGKKIILHLIPSGLLYPNVIGIISNGVVISPFELVKEIRMLEKNNHFINERLFISESAPLILPYHIAIDLAREKQLGINAIGTTGRGIGPAYEDKVARRALRVGDLKNTQKLSTKLKVIVDYYNHQLVSFYKQNPISYKEILKDLLKVKDLIYNMIKDTSAILHKAIEDKKRIIFEGAQGTLLDIDHGTYPYVTSSNSTTGGIITGTGVGPKNLGYILGITKAYTTRVGKGPFPTELFDDIDSYLSKKGQEFGSTTGRKRRTGWLDGVALRYSVKINSLSALCITKLDVLDDLKEIKICTSYKDVNTKKIYKDFPIFNLEDVTPVYEVHPGWMKKTSGIKKIEDLPKAACNYINRIEEIAQVPIDIISTGPDRSDTILLKSLFF; this is translated from the coding sequence ATGAATACAAACATTGTAATATTAGGTACTCAATGGGGTGATGAAGGTAAAGGAAAAATAGTTGATTTTTTGTCTTCAAATAGTTCTTATGTAGTAAGATATCATGGAGGACATAACGCTGGTCATACCTTAGTAGTTAATGGAAAAAAAATTATTCTTCATTTAATTCCATCAGGATTACTATATCCTAATGTCATTGGAATTATTTCAAATGGAGTAGTAATTTCTCCATTTGAGTTAGTTAAAGAAATAAGAATGCTAGAGAAAAACAACCATTTTATTAATGAACGTCTTTTTATTTCTGAATCAGCTCCTTTAATATTACCCTATCATATTGCAATAGACTTAGCTCGTGAAAAACAATTAGGAATCAATGCAATTGGTACGACGGGTCGTGGTATTGGTCCTGCATATGAAGATAAAGTAGCACGTCGCGCTTTACGAGTAGGAGATTTAAAAAACACACAAAAATTATCTACAAAATTAAAAGTAATAGTTGATTATTATAATCATCAATTGGTATCATTTTACAAACAAAATCCAATCTCTTATAAAGAGATCTTAAAAGATTTATTAAAAGTAAAAGATCTAATCTACAATATGATTAAAGATACTTCTGCTATTTTACATAAAGCAATTGAAGATAAAAAAAGAATTATTTTTGAAGGTGCTCAAGGTACTCTTTTAGATATTGATCACGGTACATATCCATATGTTACGTCTTCTAATAGTACTACAGGTGGTATAATTACTGGTACAGGAGTTGGGCCTAAAAATTTAGGTTATATATTAGGAATAACTAAAGCATATACAACAAGAGTTGGAAAAGGACCATTTCCAACTGAATTGTTTGATGATATAGATAGTTATCTTTCTAAAAAAGGACAAGAATTCGGATCTACAACTGGTCGAAAAAGACGTACTGGATGGCTTGATGGTGTAGCTTTACGCTATTCCGTTAAAATTAATTCTTTATCTGCATTATGCATAACAAAGTTAGATGTTTTAGATGATTTAAAAGAAATAAAAATTTGTACATCTTATAAAGATGTCAATACTAAAAAAATTTATAAAGATTTTCCTATTTTTAATTTAGAAGATGTCACTCCAGTATATGAAGTTCATCCAGGATGGATGAAAAAAACATCAGGTATAAAGAAAATAGAAGATTTACCTAAAGCAGCTTGTAATTATATAAATCGTATTGAAGAAATAGCACAAGTTCCTATTGATATAATTTCTACCGGTCCAGATCGTTCTGATACTATTTTGTTAAAAAGTCTATTTTTTTAA